The genomic region GGTGGGCATCAAGGCGGTGGAGGGGCATGCCGGTCATGCGGCGACAGACCCGCGCATTCTGCTGGCGCTGTGGCTATACGCCACGGTGAAGGGGATCGGCAGCGCGCGCGAGTTGGCGCGGCTGTGCGAGGAGCACGTGGCTTTTCGCTGGCTGTGCGGCGGGATCAGCATGAACGCCAAGACGCTGGCGGATGTCCGGATCGGTCACGGCGCGGTGCTGGAGCAGTTGCTGGCGGACAGTTTCACGGCGCTAGTACGGGCGGGGGTGGCGAACCTGGATCGTGTCGCGCAGGACGGGGTGCGGGTGCGCGCCGCGGCGGGGGCGGCGTCGTTTCGCCGCCATTCGACGCTGGAGGAATGCCGGCGCGCGGCCGAGCAGGCGATTGCCGATCTGCGTACGCGCCTCGAAGCCGATCCCGGGTCTGCCAGTCGCCAGCAAGCCGCGGCGCGCCGGCGAGCGGCGGAAGAGCGTGAGCGGCGGGTGCGTGCGGCGCTGGCGGTCACCGCAGAGTTGCAGACCCAGCAACGGGAGAAGGCGCGTCTGGACGCTGGTCTGGCGGCCCGGGCAGCCGAACGTGCGACGCAGCAAACGTCGCAGGACGCGGCCAGGGGCGAGACGAAGACGCCGGACGCAGCGAAACAACCCGCCGAGCCACGGGCGTCCACCACCGATGCCGAGGCACGCACCATGAAGATGGCCGATGGCGGCTTTCGCCCGGCCTACAACGTGCAGTTCGCCGCCGACACCCGGAGCGGCGCCATCGCCGGCGTGGCGGTCGACAACCTTGGCTCCGACATGGGCAAGCTGGTGCCAATGAGCGATGCGCTGGCCGAGCAGTATGGCGAACGACCGGGCCAACACCTCGCCGACGGCGGTTTCGCCAAGCTCGACGACATCGACGCGCTGGCCTGCAACGGCGTCGCGGTCTTCGTGCCGGTGCCGAAGCCACGTGATGCCAGCCGCGATCGTCATGTCGCGCTGCGCGGGGACACGCCAGCGGTGGCGGCGTGGCGAGAGCGCATGGGAGGTGACGCTGCCAAGGACATCTACAAGCAACGCGCAGCCACGGTGGAACTTGCCAATGCGCAAGTGCGCAACCACGGCTTCAGGCAGTTCGTGGTGCGCGGCCTGGAAAAGGCCAAGGTAGTCGCTCTGTGGTTTGCCTTGACGCACAACATGATGTGCGGCTGGCGTCTGCTCAACGCATGAGACGGACAGCCGCGGCGAACTGACACGACCGCAGCGGCAAACCGCCGCGGCGGCGACACCAGGATGCATGCCGGTGCGACCGGTCATACCGCGTCAGCCACCAAACCTCGACAACTCGACATCTGCGTCAGCCTGGACCGGACGCCGACCGTCATTCAGCCGCTTGCCAAATGGCGATTCTTTTTCAACCTCTCAGGGCAGTCCGGCGATGCCGCGCGCCTCGCCCGTCACCTCCAGGATATGCACCCCAGTATTCGCCCGGTCGACGATGTAGACATAACCACGCTCGTCGGACTCGACGTTGTTGGTCTGGATCGCCCGCTTGCAGCGCGGCTGGCCGTCCGCCGTGACGCAGCGCGGCGCGGTCCGCTCGGTGATCGCCGGGATGTAGAAGCCGACCTCGCGCGGCCGGTAGGGGTTGCGGATGTCGAGCGCCCGGACCCCGGCATTAAACCAGGCGATGAAGGCCAGCTTCCCGTAGAAGACGGGCGCCATGCTCTCGTTCGAGGAATGCGAGCCGAACCGCCCGCCGCGCGAGCAGAAACTGCCCGCGGCTTCGGGGACCGTGAAGTTCGACACCACCATCGGCTGGCTTTCCACGGTGATGTCGGCGAACCAGACCAACTGCCGCGCCTCCTCGCGGCATTCGTTCTTCAGCGCCTCGTCGACGATCATGACCATGTCGCGCGTCGCGCCCTTGGCGTCCCTGGCGAAGTCGGGGATCGTCATGCCCGGCAGCGGATAGGCGGTATGCGCGCCGACCAGCGGCGACATGACCAGCCGGCCGAGCTCGGGCGCGCGCAGGTTCTCGTCGGTCGGCGCCGCCGGGCCTTCGATCAGCTTCCGCCGATCGACGATCTGCACGATGCCGCCCGCATTGGTGCCGTAGCCGAAGTAGATCCGGTTGCCGGCCGGCCCGGTCGAGATGCCGCCATGCAGCTCGGTCGGGATGGCGCCATGCTCGCCATGCTGCTGGCTCGGCGTCTCGCCGTCCTTGATCTGCTGGCCGGGCAGGCCGAAGTCGCGGATATGCTTCGGTTGCGCCGGGTCGTTCAGGTCGAAGACCTGGGTCATCCGCCGGACC from Longimicrobium sp. harbors:
- a CDS encoding IS1182 family transposase, producing MRCAERGQIEWRPFSLDQLVPDDHRVRLVWRFVEGLDLAPLLVGIKAVEGHAGHAATDPRILLALWLYATVKGIGSARELARLCEEHVAFRWLCGGISMNAKTLADVRIGHGAVLEQLLADSFTALVRAGVANLDRVAQDGVRVRAAAGAASFRRHSTLEECRRAAEQAIADLRTRLEADPGSASRQQAAARRRAAEERERRVRAALAVTAELQTQQREKARLDAGLAARAAERATQQTSQDAARGETKTPDAAKQPAEPRASTTDAEARTMKMADGGFRPAYNVQFAADTRSGAIAGVAVDNLGSDMGKLVPMSDALAEQYGERPGQHLADGGFAKLDDIDALACNGVAVFVPVPKPRDASRDRHVALRGDTPAVAAWRERMGGDAAKDIYKQRAATVELANAQVRNHGFRQFVVRGLEKAKVVALWFALTHNMMCGWRLLNA